The following coding sequences lie in one Myxococcus xanthus genomic window:
- the epsE gene encoding exopolysaccharide biosynthesis GT4 family glycosyltransferase EpsE, which translates to MPSTVQKIGYLIPEFPGQTHIFFWRELQALQGKGVTPELVSTRPPPARIISHSWAREAMSRTEYLAPAGPLGVAKAAAEVARAMPTGWARCLASIARAEGLDAKGRARLLAFAVMGGRLASLARERGWTHVHVHSCANAAHVALFANLLSGLPYSLTLHGPLDDYGPNQREKWRHARFAFVITKKLLKEVNDELAGALPSRIELAPMGVELRKFNRSVPYSAWTGEGPLRIFSCGRLNPCKGHADLIDAVGMLRAKGLDARLSIAGEDEAGGTTYRKVLEAKIQETGLGDAVTLLGAVSEDTVRGEIERAHIFSLASLQEPLGVAIMEAMAMRVPVVVTGAGGVPELVDDGVDGILVPPQQPHTLADRLETVARDPQEAHRLGEAGRRKVETTFSSERSADMLAQMLQRAVV; encoded by the coding sequence ATGCCATCCACTGTGCAGAAGATTGGCTATTTGATTCCCGAGTTCCCCGGACAGACTCACATCTTCTTCTGGCGCGAGCTGCAGGCGCTGCAGGGGAAGGGCGTGACGCCGGAGCTGGTGTCCACGCGTCCGCCTCCCGCGCGCATCATCTCGCACAGCTGGGCGCGCGAGGCCATGTCGCGCACGGAGTACCTGGCGCCTGCGGGGCCGCTGGGGGTCGCCAAGGCCGCCGCGGAGGTGGCCCGCGCCATGCCCACGGGCTGGGCCCGGTGCCTGGCCTCCATCGCCCGAGCGGAAGGGCTGGACGCGAAGGGCCGCGCGCGGCTGTTGGCCTTCGCCGTCATGGGTGGCCGGCTGGCGTCGCTGGCGCGGGAGCGGGGCTGGACGCACGTCCACGTCCATTCATGCGCCAACGCCGCGCACGTGGCGCTCTTCGCGAACCTCCTGTCGGGGTTGCCCTACAGCCTGACGCTGCACGGGCCGCTGGACGACTACGGCCCCAACCAGCGCGAGAAGTGGCGGCACGCGCGGTTCGCCTTCGTGATTACGAAGAAGCTGCTCAAGGAAGTGAATGACGAACTGGCCGGCGCGCTGCCGTCGCGCATCGAGCTGGCGCCCATGGGCGTGGAGCTGCGCAAGTTCAACCGCTCCGTGCCCTACTCGGCGTGGACGGGTGAAGGCCCGCTGCGCATCTTCTCCTGCGGCCGCCTCAACCCCTGCAAGGGCCACGCGGACCTCATCGACGCGGTGGGGATGTTGCGCGCGAAGGGGCTGGACGCGCGGCTGTCCATCGCGGGCGAGGACGAGGCCGGCGGCACCACGTACCGCAAGGTGCTGGAGGCCAAAATCCAGGAGACGGGCCTGGGCGACGCGGTGACGTTGCTGGGCGCGGTGAGCGAGGACACGGTGCGCGGTGAAATCGAGCGCGCGCACATCTTCTCGCTGGCCAGCCTCCAGGAGCCGCTGGGCGTGGCCATCATGGAGGCCATGGCCATGCGCGTGCCCGTGGTGGTGACGGGCGCGGGTGGGGTGCCGGAGTTGGTGGATGACGGTGTGGACGGAATCCTCGTGCCCCCGCAGCAGCCCCACACCCTGGCGGACAGGCTGGAAACCGTGGCGCGCGACCCCCAGGAGGCACACCGGCTGGGTGAGGCGGGCCGCCGCAAGGTGGAGACGACGTTCAGCAGCGAGCGCAGCGCGGACATGCTCGCGCAGATGCTCCAGCGGGCGGTGGTGTAG
- the epsF gene encoding response regulator EpsF — translation MPEQPTFHAPTRLEPLATSVLLVDDNAANLLALEAVLEPLGQRLVRASSGPEALRWLLREEFAVILLDVQMPGVDGFETARLIRQRQRTRYTPIIFLTAHGRDEAHLVQGYAVGAADYVVKPFHPDVLRWKVEAFVGLYLQQQRLQRHESALWARERRMLEQQGELRFRRLVDTMPQFVWELLLDGTIGYANRGWLDYAGLSPEQGRKWKDTLYCLHPEDVPSLRHAWQEAQCKGHSLEQECRLRRADGEYRWFLTRTIPERDEQGQLAGWVSTATDIDDARRAVETLRAASEAKDMFLTMAAHELRTPLQAARGYAHLASVKAGDTLAPGVDKALHGIHRSVNRMAKLVENLLDVGRIQRGELPLEPKSLDVGALLRDVAEHFEPLPEGQHIELDAPEGLVVPGDRERLDQVFTNLVSNALRYSPEGGRIRLAAREEAGRVHVEVVDHGLGIPGEKLEDIFERFIRAHGISYGGLGLGLSIARGIVERHGGRIWAESPGSKGAGSTFHVVLPVGPDKPAP, via the coding sequence ATGCCCGAGCAACCCACGTTCCATGCGCCCACCCGGCTGGAGCCGCTCGCCACGAGTGTCCTGCTGGTGGACGACAACGCGGCCAACCTGCTCGCGTTGGAGGCCGTCCTGGAGCCGCTGGGCCAACGGTTGGTGAGGGCGTCTTCAGGTCCCGAGGCCCTGCGATGGCTGCTTCGGGAGGAGTTCGCCGTCATCCTGCTGGACGTGCAGATGCCCGGCGTGGACGGCTTCGAGACGGCCCGCCTCATCCGCCAGCGCCAGCGCACCCGCTACACGCCCATCATCTTCCTCACCGCGCACGGCCGCGACGAGGCCCACCTGGTGCAGGGCTACGCGGTGGGCGCGGCGGACTACGTGGTGAAGCCCTTCCATCCGGATGTGCTGCGCTGGAAGGTGGAGGCCTTCGTCGGGCTGTACCTCCAGCAGCAGCGGCTCCAGCGGCACGAATCCGCGTTGTGGGCGCGCGAGCGCCGGATGCTGGAGCAGCAGGGCGAGCTGCGCTTCCGCCGGCTGGTGGACACCATGCCCCAGTTCGTCTGGGAGCTGCTGCTGGACGGCACCATCGGCTACGCCAACCGGGGCTGGCTGGACTACGCGGGGCTGTCGCCGGAGCAGGGGCGGAAGTGGAAGGACACGCTGTACTGCCTGCACCCGGAGGACGTTCCCAGCCTTCGGCACGCCTGGCAGGAAGCCCAGTGCAAGGGCCACTCGCTGGAGCAGGAATGCCGGCTGCGGCGGGCGGATGGCGAGTACCGCTGGTTCCTGACGCGCACGATTCCAGAGCGCGACGAGCAGGGGCAGCTCGCCGGCTGGGTCTCCACGGCGACGGACATCGACGACGCGCGCCGGGCGGTGGAGACGCTGCGGGCGGCCAGTGAAGCGAAGGACATGTTTCTCACCATGGCGGCGCACGAGCTGCGCACGCCGCTGCAGGCCGCGCGGGGGTATGCGCATCTGGCCTCGGTGAAGGCGGGCGACACGCTGGCGCCGGGCGTGGACAAGGCGCTGCACGGCATCCACCGCAGCGTGAATCGCATGGCGAAGCTGGTGGAGAACCTGCTCGACGTGGGGCGCATCCAGCGGGGCGAGCTGCCCCTGGAGCCGAAGTCGCTGGACGTGGGCGCGCTGCTGCGCGACGTGGCCGAGCACTTCGAGCCGCTGCCCGAAGGCCAGCACATCGAGCTGGACGCCCCCGAGGGACTGGTGGTGCCGGGAGACCGCGAGCGGCTGGACCAGGTGTTCACCAACCTGGTGTCGAACGCGCTGCGCTACTCACCGGAGGGCGGGCGCATCCGGCTCGCCGCCCGCGAAGAGGCGGGACGCGTGCACGTGGAGGTGGTGGACCACGGGTTGGGCATTCCCGGCGAGAAGCTGGAGGACATCTTCGAGCGCTTCATCCGCGCGCACGGGATTTCCTACGGCGGGCTGGGTCTGGGCCTGTCGATTGCGCGGGGCATCGTCGAACGCCACGGCGGGCGCATCTGGGCGGAGTCCCCTGGCAGCAAGGGCGCGGGCAGCACCTTCCACGTCGTGTTGCCGGTGGGGCCGGACAAGCCCGCGCCATGA
- a CDS encoding RNA polymerase sigma factor: protein MSDDTSAEARQWLARFHAGDARVLNACYRDHFDTVYRSAARVLPAVDAETVVHDVFLRLVSDEAARRSFQGGSLAGWLHILSHNLAVDRVRRQRRESDALARLAVESSVSEDPTPPEPGLDASLLLGRFRQECLPPKWAPVFEARFVRQLSQREAATALRMRRTTLAYQELRVRQLLKKFLLTPEAR, encoded by the coding sequence TTGAGCGACGACACCTCGGCGGAGGCACGCCAGTGGCTTGCCCGGTTCCATGCCGGGGACGCCCGGGTCCTCAACGCCTGCTACCGGGACCACTTCGACACGGTGTACCGCTCCGCCGCTCGCGTCCTCCCGGCAGTGGACGCGGAGACCGTGGTTCACGACGTCTTCCTCCGGCTCGTGTCCGATGAGGCCGCGCGCCGCTCCTTCCAGGGTGGCTCCCTGGCGGGATGGCTGCACATTCTCTCCCACAACCTCGCTGTGGACCGGGTGCGCCGTCAGCGGCGTGAGTCGGACGCCCTGGCCCGGCTCGCCGTGGAGTCCTCAGTGTCCGAGGACCCCACCCCGCCCGAGCCCGGGCTCGACGCCAGCCTCCTGCTGGGGCGTTTCCGTCAGGAGTGCCTGCCCCCCAAGTGGGCCCCCGTCTTCGAGGCCCGCTTCGTGCGCCAGCTCAGTCAGCGCGAGGCTGCCACCGCCCTGCGCATGCGCCGCACCACCCTGGCCTACCAGGAGCTGCGCGTCCGCCAGCTCCTCAAGAAGTTCCTCCTCACCCCGGAGGCCCGATGA
- the mgtE gene encoding magnesium transporter, whose product MEPEAEPVHEDELRDAWPALSARERVEGFHLLPPERARDFFATLEPPSQLGLLEALSPGERGTWLRVLAPDDAADVVRRLPPEAREAWLALLDAPSLREVRALLAYGEDAAGGLMNPRFVRVRPELRIDEALSYLRRQAREQVETVYYAYVLDAAQRLEGVVSLRQLFQATPDKAVREVMRTDLVRVREDTDQEEVGRLFARYGLGAIPVVDDQGRMKGIVTVDDIVSVVQAEATEDIQKVGGTEALGAPYLEVGLPAMLKKRAGWLLVLFLSEMLTATAMTRYQDEIARAVVLSLFVPLIISAGGNAGSQASTLVIRALALAQVRLRDVGRVLRRELLSGLSLGLVLGSVGVARILLWQVLFHLYGEHAFRVALTVGLAVLGVVTWGTLAGSMLPFLLRRLGFDPASASAPFVATLVDVSGLVIYFTTAELILRGTLL is encoded by the coding sequence ATGGAGCCCGAGGCCGAGCCGGTCCACGAAGACGAGCTGCGTGACGCGTGGCCGGCGCTGTCTGCGCGAGAGCGGGTGGAGGGCTTCCACCTGCTGCCGCCCGAGCGCGCGCGGGACTTCTTCGCCACCCTGGAGCCTCCCTCGCAACTGGGGTTGCTCGAGGCGCTCTCGCCCGGGGAGCGGGGCACGTGGCTGCGGGTGCTGGCGCCGGACGACGCGGCGGACGTCGTGCGGCGGCTGCCTCCCGAGGCGCGGGAGGCCTGGCTGGCCCTGCTCGACGCGCCGTCCCTGCGCGAGGTGCGGGCGCTGCTGGCGTATGGCGAGGACGCCGCGGGTGGGCTGATGAACCCGCGCTTCGTCCGCGTGCGGCCGGAGCTGCGCATCGACGAGGCCCTCAGCTACCTGCGCCGGCAGGCTCGCGAGCAGGTGGAGACCGTCTACTACGCCTATGTCCTGGACGCGGCGCAGCGCCTGGAGGGCGTGGTCTCCTTGCGCCAGCTCTTCCAGGCCACGCCGGACAAGGCGGTGCGGGAGGTGATGCGCACGGACCTGGTTCGCGTGCGGGAGGACACGGACCAGGAGGAGGTGGGGCGCCTCTTCGCCCGGTACGGCCTGGGGGCCATCCCCGTGGTGGACGACCAGGGGCGGATGAAGGGCATCGTCACCGTGGATGACATCGTCAGCGTGGTGCAGGCGGAGGCCACCGAGGACATCCAGAAGGTGGGTGGCACGGAGGCCCTGGGGGCACCGTACCTGGAGGTGGGCCTGCCCGCCATGCTGAAGAAGCGCGCGGGCTGGCTGCTGGTGCTCTTCCTGTCGGAGATGCTCACCGCCACCGCAATGACACGCTACCAGGACGAGATTGCCCGCGCGGTGGTGCTCAGCCTCTTCGTTCCGCTCATCATCTCCGCGGGAGGCAACGCCGGCAGTCAGGCCTCCACGCTGGTCATCCGCGCGCTGGCGCTGGCGCAGGTGCGCCTGCGGGACGTGGGCCGCGTGCTGCGGCGGGAGCTGCTGTCCGGCCTGTCATTGGGGCTGGTGCTGGGCTCGGTGGGCGTGGCGCGCATCCTGCTCTGGCAGGTGCTGTTCCACCTCTACGGCGAGCACGCTTTCCGGGTGGCCCTCACGGTGGGGCTGGCGGTGCTGGGCGTGGTGACGTGGGGGACCCTGGCGGGGTCGATGCTGCCGTTCCTGCTGCGGCGGCTCGGCTTCGACCCCGCGAGCGCGTCCGCGCCCTTCGTGGCCACGCTGGTGGACGTCAGCGGGCTGGTCATCTACTTCACCACGGCGGAGCTCATCCTCCGGGGCACCCTGCTGTAG
- the epsD gene encoding exopolysaccharide biosynthesis glycosyltransferase EpsD, with protein sequence MSSTSAPRLSVVIATYNRLPLITRLLWQLAGQTLPPEQFEVVVVDDGSKEPTREPLQALALPYTLRVEVQQNAGAAAARHRGVMAARGEVVLVTDDDMQVAPDFLERHLAHHPEGSRTVVLGRIRPDPSIGDMPLFERWYAYLNNRMAEELSTPGARARGVHLFTGNVSFPRADYVGVGGFDKSLGQSEDVELGVRLEKAGCAFVFARDAYVLHGSDHVSFERWLKRAHRYGMFDTQVARKHPDVRDVNPWRLLFQTNPLTRPLLAATLVAPDASRVLTRAVMHAANAADKLGLEKAAFAGTSVVYGMEYLRGARGEAGGWTGIAREVARYLQGRGE encoded by the coding sequence ATGAGCTCCACCTCCGCGCCCCGGCTCAGCGTCGTCATCGCCACGTACAACCGGCTGCCTCTCATCACCCGGCTGCTGTGGCAACTGGCGGGGCAGACGCTGCCGCCCGAGCAGTTCGAAGTCGTCGTGGTGGACGACGGCTCCAAGGAGCCCACCCGCGAGCCGCTGCAGGCCCTGGCCCTGCCCTACACCCTGCGCGTGGAGGTGCAGCAGAACGCGGGCGCCGCCGCCGCCCGGCACCGGGGCGTCATGGCCGCCCGGGGCGAAGTGGTGCTCGTCACGGATGACGACATGCAGGTGGCCCCGGACTTCCTGGAGCGGCACCTGGCCCACCACCCGGAGGGCTCGCGCACCGTGGTGCTGGGCCGCATCCGGCCGGACCCATCCATTGGCGACATGCCGCTGTTCGAGCGCTGGTACGCGTACCTCAACAACCGCATGGCCGAGGAGCTCTCCACGCCCGGCGCCCGCGCCCGCGGCGTCCACCTGTTCACCGGCAACGTGTCCTTCCCTCGCGCGGACTACGTGGGCGTGGGCGGCTTCGACAAGTCATTGGGACAGTCGGAGGACGTGGAGCTGGGCGTGCGGCTGGAGAAGGCCGGCTGCGCCTTCGTCTTCGCGCGTGACGCGTACGTGCTGCACGGCAGTGACCACGTGTCCTTCGAGCGCTGGCTGAAGCGCGCGCACCGCTACGGCATGTTCGACACGCAGGTGGCCCGGAAGCACCCGGACGTGCGTGACGTCAATCCGTGGCGGCTGCTCTTCCAGACCAATCCGCTCACCCGCCCGCTGCTGGCCGCCACCCTGGTGGCGCCGGACGCGTCACGCGTGCTGACGCGCGCGGTGATGCACGCCGCCAACGCCGCGGACAAGCTGGGCCTGGAGAAGGCCGCCTTCGCCGGCACCTCCGTGGTGTACGGGATGGAGTATCTGCGCGGCGCGCGCGGCGAGGCCGGCGGCTGGACGGGCATTGCCCGCGAGGTCGCTCGCTACCTGCAGGGCCGGGGGGAGTAG
- the epsA gene encoding exopolysaccharide biosynthesis glycosyltransferase EpsA: protein MSSAATPVPPQTPFTTGRARLNIGQLAIDQLTFEEAVTEIGRLVDSRQGGYVFTANVDHVVLAEDNTQFREAYSRATISVVDGMPIVWASRAMDVPLPERIAGSDLILPLMKLGAERKWRVFLLGAGPGVAEKVGRIVGEQYGVEVVGWDSPMVRVDGGDAQNDPIVAKIREKDPHLLLVALGSPKQEVWISQVTSKLGPTVAIGIGAGLDFIAGTAKRAPVWISRAGFEWLYRLVNEPKRLWRRYILNDSRFATILLREFWQRTGAKKPE, encoded by the coding sequence ATGAGCTCCGCCGCGACGCCCGTCCCCCCACAGACCCCGTTCACCACTGGCCGAGCGCGCCTGAACATCGGCCAGCTCGCCATCGACCAGCTCACCTTCGAGGAGGCGGTGACGGAGATTGGCCGGCTGGTGGACTCGCGCCAGGGCGGCTACGTGTTCACCGCCAACGTGGACCACGTGGTGCTGGCCGAGGACAACACGCAGTTCCGCGAGGCGTACTCACGCGCCACGATTTCGGTGGTGGATGGCATGCCCATCGTCTGGGCCTCGCGCGCCATGGACGTGCCGCTGCCCGAGCGCATCGCCGGTTCGGACCTCATCCTCCCGCTGATGAAGCTGGGGGCGGAGCGCAAATGGCGCGTGTTCCTGCTGGGCGCGGGCCCCGGCGTGGCGGAGAAGGTGGGCCGCATCGTCGGCGAGCAGTACGGCGTGGAGGTGGTGGGCTGGGATTCGCCCATGGTGCGTGTGGACGGCGGCGACGCGCAGAACGACCCGATTGTCGCGAAGATTCGCGAGAAGGACCCGCACCTGCTGCTGGTGGCGCTGGGCAGCCCGAAGCAGGAGGTGTGGATTTCGCAGGTGACATCCAAGCTGGGCCCCACGGTGGCCATTGGCATTGGCGCGGGGCTGGACTTCATCGCCGGCACGGCGAAGCGCGCGCCTGTGTGGATTTCGCGGGCGGGCTTCGAATGGCTGTACCGCCTGGTGAACGAGCCCAAGCGCCTGTGGCGGCGGTACATCCTGAATGACTCCCGCTTCGCCACGATTCTGCTGCGCGAGTTCTGGCAGCGGACGGGCGCGAAGAAGCCGGAGTAG
- the epsB gene encoding GH44 family glycoside hydrolase EpsB, producing MRSRTKAGAAVLAGALLAGGTVTVARAVGAEAPGASSAATAAPGTSNAADTSGAAATTSGTSTEKTVPVMLYDGGLASNWKDLGWAQRELPKGAPARMRLFNYAGWILYRPKLEGTFGALSFRFSAPESFGEFLEVRLDAPGAASFPRVPIIPELQVRKDGEWSEIVIPMEQLNPRGQPFDRVVLRASKSVGREWVLFDKVALVPLPPELAAALAAGGGRTGQGSGREAPMTIDCTAPSHRISPLIYGIAFDGLTEKRDKHQYEVGATTRRWGGNPTSRYNWKLGGAWNTANDWFYQNVDIGLSYDDFLESNRKHGMTSALTVPILGWVAKDTKSVGFPVSRFGPQQQEDNGSGNGLARDGTPLKPSSPSLTSMEAPPEFVAEWIRAIRKKDQERGQRSVQTYILDNEPMLWNSTHRDVHPEPLSYDGLLERTIAYGTVVRREDPEGLIAGPAEWGWTNYLWSAADFTPGKMPHADRRAHGNMPLLPWYLRQLREHEKKTGVRLLDIVDLHFYPQTNVGVGLEGNTDPATNARRIRSTRGLWDPTYKDESWIGEPVRLIPRMKEWIADNYPGLRISIGEYNFGAFRHMSGGLAQAETLGRFAQENIYSAYFWQYPTEGSPVFWAFRAFRNFDGKGSHFQDWWVPAKAAEGTSVFASRDEAGGKLVAVVLNFDPDQAAQAQIQLKGCGTLDSVRVLGYSGAPGGFTEQTPGAKAAGSLTQRLPPYSMTVLDLTVKKP from the coding sequence ATGCGTTCGCGGACGAAGGCTGGCGCCGCTGTACTGGCGGGTGCGCTGCTGGCCGGTGGCACCGTGACGGTGGCGCGGGCCGTCGGTGCGGAAGCGCCGGGAGCGAGCAGCGCGGCCACGGCAGCGCCGGGCACGAGCAACGCGGCGGATACAAGCGGCGCCGCGGCGACGACGTCAGGCACCAGCACGGAAAAGACCGTGCCGGTGATGCTGTACGACGGAGGCCTGGCCTCCAATTGGAAGGACCTCGGCTGGGCGCAGCGCGAGCTCCCCAAGGGCGCTCCGGCGCGCATGCGCCTGTTCAACTACGCTGGGTGGATTCTCTACCGGCCGAAGTTGGAGGGCACCTTCGGCGCGCTGTCGTTCCGGTTCAGCGCTCCGGAGTCCTTCGGCGAGTTCCTGGAGGTCCGCCTGGACGCCCCGGGCGCCGCCAGCTTCCCGCGCGTCCCCATCATCCCCGAGCTCCAGGTCCGCAAGGACGGCGAGTGGTCGGAAATCGTCATCCCCATGGAGCAGCTCAACCCGCGCGGCCAGCCGTTCGACCGCGTGGTGCTGCGCGCGTCCAAGAGCGTGGGCCGTGAATGGGTGCTGTTCGACAAGGTGGCGCTGGTGCCGCTGCCGCCCGAATTGGCCGCCGCGCTGGCCGCGGGGGGCGGACGCACGGGCCAGGGCAGTGGCCGCGAGGCGCCCATGACCATCGACTGCACCGCGCCGAGCCACCGCATCAGCCCGCTCATCTACGGCATCGCCTTCGACGGGTTGACGGAGAAGCGCGACAAGCACCAGTACGAGGTGGGCGCCACCACGCGCCGCTGGGGCGGCAACCCCACGTCCCGCTACAACTGGAAGCTGGGCGGCGCGTGGAACACCGCGAACGACTGGTTCTACCAGAACGTCGACATTGGCCTGAGCTACGACGACTTCCTGGAGTCCAACCGAAAGCACGGCATGACGTCCGCGCTGACGGTGCCCATCCTGGGCTGGGTGGCCAAGGACACGAAGTCGGTGGGCTTCCCCGTGTCGCGCTTCGGCCCGCAGCAGCAGGAGGACAACGGCTCGGGCAACGGGCTCGCCCGGGATGGCACGCCGCTGAAGCCCAGCTCGCCGTCCCTCACCAGCATGGAGGCCCCTCCGGAGTTCGTCGCCGAGTGGATCCGCGCCATCCGCAAGAAGGACCAGGAGCGGGGCCAGCGCAGCGTCCAGACGTACATCCTGGACAACGAGCCCATGCTCTGGAACTCCACGCACCGCGACGTGCACCCGGAGCCGCTGTCGTATGACGGGCTGCTGGAGCGCACGATTGCCTACGGCACGGTGGTGCGGAGGGAAGACCCGGAGGGCCTCATCGCGGGCCCGGCCGAGTGGGGCTGGACGAACTACCTGTGGTCCGCGGCGGACTTCACGCCGGGGAAGATGCCGCACGCCGACCGGCGCGCGCACGGCAACATGCCGCTGCTGCCCTGGTACCTGCGGCAGCTTCGCGAGCACGAGAAGAAGACGGGCGTGCGGCTGCTCGACATCGTGGACCTGCACTTCTATCCACAGACGAACGTCGGTGTCGGACTGGAAGGCAACACGGACCCCGCCACCAACGCGCGCCGCATCCGCTCCACGCGCGGGCTGTGGGACCCCACGTACAAGGACGAGTCCTGGATTGGCGAGCCCGTGCGCCTCATTCCGCGCATGAAGGAATGGATCGCCGACAACTACCCGGGCCTGCGCATCTCCATTGGTGAGTACAACTTCGGCGCCTTCCGGCACATGAGCGGCGGACTGGCCCAGGCCGAGACGCTGGGCCGCTTCGCGCAGGAGAACATCTACTCCGCCTACTTCTGGCAGTACCCCACCGAGGGCTCGCCGGTGTTCTGGGCGTTCCGCGCGTTCCGGAACTTCGACGGCAAGGGCAGCCACTTCCAGGACTGGTGGGTGCCCGCGAAGGCCGCCGAGGGCACCAGCGTGTTCGCCTCGCGCGACGAGGCGGGCGGCAAGCTGGTGGCGGTGGTGCTCAACTTCGACCCGGACCAGGCCGCTCAGGCGCAGATTCAACTCAAGGGCTGCGGGACACTCGACAGCGTGCGCGTGCTGGGCTACTCGGGCGCACCTGGGGGGTTCACCGAGCAGACTCCCGGTGCGAAGGCCGCGGGCTCCCTGACACAGCGGCTGCCGCCCTATTCCATGACCGTGCTCGACCTGACGGTGAAGAAGCCATGA
- the epsC gene encoding serine O-acetyltransferase EpsC, protein MLKARESMIGSLVTDALELAKAANGSSDAKSIAKVVLTSDSYRITALNRAREAALAYRIPLVNHVLRVAQTAVMGIEIGKDVTLGKGVYFVHSLGVVIGGDARIGDRVRFYGNNTVGTAKDNGYPVIEDDVWIGAGARILGPVRIGARSRIGANAVVLQDVPPDSVAVGIPARIFPRKDTDEVAL, encoded by the coding sequence ATGCTGAAGGCCAGGGAATCGATGATTGGCTCGCTCGTCACGGATGCGCTGGAGCTGGCGAAGGCCGCCAATGGCAGCTCGGACGCGAAGTCCATTGCCAAGGTGGTGCTGACCAGTGATTCGTACCGCATCACCGCGCTCAACCGCGCCCGCGAGGCCGCGCTGGCCTACCGCATCCCCCTGGTCAACCACGTGCTGCGCGTGGCGCAGACGGCGGTGATGGGGATTGAGATTGGCAAGGACGTCACGCTCGGCAAGGGCGTGTACTTCGTGCACAGCCTGGGCGTCGTCATCGGCGGCGACGCGCGCATTGGCGACCGCGTGCGATTCTACGGGAACAACACCGTGGGCACCGCGAAGGACAACGGCTATCCCGTCATCGAGGATGACGTCTGGATTGGCGCGGGGGCCCGCATCCTGGGACCGGTGCGCATCGGCGCGCGCTCGCGCATCGGCGCCAACGCGGTGGTGCTCCAGGACGTGCCGCCGGACAGCGTGGCCGTGGGGATTCCCGCCCGCATCTTCCCGCGCAAGGACACGGACGAAGTCGCGCTCTAG
- a CDS encoding imm11 family protein, with protein MPSRYFKLTEDRQAGNWDLGDPLDAQGHEVDDPWAYAAGRPIHSPSVRLTVPVEAPGKRLDFCTAGIGVTPVVHVKVASLFAELAPGDVQLISVDLQGQPDQYLILVATQLIRCIDDHATREVLYWKPEDERPEKLGQYRSVAGLRIDPTKVGGAKVFRTWGWPIALIVSEDLKVALEQSGATGMKFTPV; from the coding sequence ATGCCGAGCCGCTACTTCAAGCTGACCGAGGACAGGCAAGCGGGAAATTGGGACCTGGGTGACCCCTTGGACGCGCAAGGGCACGAGGTAGACGACCCGTGGGCGTACGCCGCCGGTCGCCCCATCCACAGCCCAAGCGTTCGTCTGACCGTTCCCGTTGAGGCGCCTGGAAAGCGGCTGGACTTCTGCACAGCGGGCATTGGCGTGACGCCCGTGGTGCACGTCAAGGTGGCCTCGCTCTTCGCGGAGCTGGCCCCAGGAGACGTGCAGCTCATCTCCGTGGACCTTCAGGGACAACCGGACCAGTACCTCATCCTCGTCGCCACCCAGCTCATTCGCTGCATCGACGACCATGCAACCCGAGAGGTGCTGTACTGGAAGCCCGAGGACGAAAGGCCAGAGAAGCTAGGCCAGTATCGCTCCGTCGCGGGTCTGCGCATCGACCCCACGAAGGTCGGCGGCGCCAAGGTGTTCCGTACCTGGGGCTGGCCCATTGCCCTCATCGTCTCCGAGGACCTCAAGGTCGCCCTCGAGCAATCCGGGGCCACGGGGATGAAGTTCACCCCCGTGTGA